A stretch of DNA from Robbsia betulipollinis:
TGGGCCTGGGCAAGCGCGTGCATTTCCTGGGGCACGTGAACGATATGCGAACGCTGATGGCTTCGGTCGATTGTTTGGTCTTCCCATCGCGTTACGATCCATTTGCGTTGGTGGTACTGGAGGCAATGGCGGCCGGTTTGCCGGTTGTGACCTCGTCCAAGGTCGGAGCCGCCGCGCTTGTCAGGAAATGCGGTGTCGTTCTGGAGAATCCCGATGACGTCACCGGGCTGGCTCAGGCAATAACGGATATCGAGGGCGATCCGAAAAAACGCAATTGGATGCACCACGCGGCCAAAGCCGAAGCGCTGAATTACACCTGGGAATTGATGGGTGAACAGTACGTCGATCTTTATGATCGGCTTATGCGCGGTGACGCTGCATTGGGGCGTCATTCGCCTGGAAGCGTCTCGGAAAAAGCCGCTAAAACTTAACGTGGCTTGCTACAAAGGATTTTCATGAAGGCGCTGCAGATCGGTATGCACTGGTTCCCGGAGCGCGCGGGTGGGCTTGACCGCGTGTACCACTCGTTAGCGCAATCCCTACCTGGGGCCGGCGTGGACGTGCGCGGACTTATCGCCGGGGGAGAACAGGCTTCGAACGACACCGCCGGAAAAATTCATAGTTTCGCTCGGGCTGACGACTCTTTGCTATCGCGTGTGTGGGCGAGCCGCGGTGCGCTTGGCGACGAATTGCGCAATCATCGCCCGGATATCGTTGCGGCGCACTTTGCCTTGTATGTCGTGGGTGGACTGGACCTGCTGAAGGGTTTCCCGCTGGTCATGCACTTCCATGGGCCATGGGCAGATGAAAGCGGAGTCGAGAAGGCCAGCGGGATGAACACGGTCATCAAGCGCCGAGTTGAAAAGGCGGTGTATCACCGCGCCGACAAGCTGATCGTATTGTCCCGTGCTTTTCGAGACGTGCTAACGAATATGTACGACGTCGACCCGGCGAAGATCGCGATCGTTCCCGGTTGTGTCGACGTACCGCATTTCGACATCTCGAAAAGCCGCCGAGAGGCGCGTGAATCGTTGAACCTCCCGCTGGATCGTCCCATCGTGTTTGCAGTTCGTCGCCTGGTACGACGGATGGGGCTGGAGGAGTTGATCGACGCCGTTGCCCTACTCAAACGAAGGTGGCCCGATGTCGTGCTGGTCATCGCCGGGCGCGGGCCATTGACAGCAGAGCTACAGGCACGCGCGGCGGCGGCGGGGCTGACGGAATCGGTTCGTCTGCTTGGGTACGTGTCGGATGAAATGTTGCCCGAACTTTACAGGGCCGCGGATATCAGCGTTGTTCCAACCGTCGCATTGGAAGGTTTCGGCCTGATCACGATCGAGTCCTTATCCGCGGGAACTCCCGTGTTGGTCACGCCGGTGGGAGGTTTGCCGGAAGTCGTAACGCAACTGTCGGAAAATCTCATTCTTCCCAACACGGGGTCCGAGGCGATTGCCGATCGCCTTGGTGAATTTTTCGCCGGCACGATCAAATTGCCAAATGCGGAAGAGTGTCATGCTTACGCCTTGAAAAACTTTGACTTGCCGGTTATTGCGAGAAAAACGGCCGATGTATATCAGCAGGTCATCGATGTAAGGTAGATCGAGACCTGCAGGCATGCCTAGATGGACGTTGCGGAAGCGCTGGCCGTTGACGTGCCGCCGTTGATGTTGATATTCAGTTCAGTGGCGGCGTTTTCTACGTAAGCAGTGAAGGCCTCCTTGAACAGGCTCGTGCTGAATCGTTCCGCGTTCAACCGGCAGTTTTCCGGTGTGAACAGGGACGCATGGCTTTCGAAAGTTTCCACCGCCTGTACGATCGCATCGACTGTTTGCGTGGCGAAGAGGACGCCAGTGGGCTGAGGCGAGTGAATGTCACGGACAGTCTCGACTGCGCCTCCTTTGCCAAAGGCGATCACTGGGGTCCCGCAAGCTTGCGCTTCCACAGGCGTGATGCCGAAATCTTCTTCCGCCGCAAACACGAACGCTTTCGCGCGTTGCATGTGATCCTTGAGAACCTCGAAGGATTGATAGCCGAGGATGGACACGTTCTTTCCCGCCTTGGCGCGAACCCGCTCCATCTCCGGGCCGTCACCGATGATGACGAGCCTGCGATCGGGCATGCGAGCGAAGGACTCTGCGATGAGGTCGATTTTTTTGTATGGCACCATGCGAGATGCCGTCAGATAGAAATCTTCCTTGGTTTCCCTTACGTTGAAAGCCGCGAGATCTACCGGAGGGTAGAGCACCTGTGCGTCGCGGCGATAAGTCTTGATGATGCGGCGTCGTATGAAGTTCGAATTACACAGGAAGTAATCGACGCCAGCCGCCGTGCGGCTGTCCCACATCCGGATGTAATGCAAAGTCAGGCGAGCCACCCAGGATTTCAGGCCATGCGTCAGTTTCGACTGGACGAGATACTGGTGTTGCAGATCCCATGCGTAGCGGATCGGCGAATGGACGTAGCTGATATGCACCTGGTCGGGACCGGTCAAGACGCCTTTGGCGACGGCGTGACTACTGGAGACCACCACGTCATATTGCGACAAATCGAGCTGTTCGATCGCGAACGGCATCAGGGGAAGATAAGCGCGATATTTCTTTCGGGCAAAAGGCAAGCGCTGAATGAAGCTGGTTGTAGCACGTTTGCCTTTTAGAAAGCGGCGCTCGTCCAAAAAGTCGACCACGGAGAACAGATCCGCGTCGGGGAAGCATTCCACCATCTGCTCCAGGACCTTTTCGGCGCCGGCGTATGTCACAAGCCAGTCATGGACGAATGCGATTTTCATCGGCTGGCTCCGGAAGATGCGCCATTTTCGTTAGGCCCACGCTCGAGAAGCAGTTGTTCGGTAAGGATCACGTGTTGTCTCGCGAAATTTTCAGTAGTGTAGGCACTGTGTATCAGCCGTTGCGTGGCGCGCAGGGTTTTTTGCAAGGTAGCGGCGGGGTCGTTCGTCAAGTCGGCGACCGCATTGCGTAGCGCTTCGGCGTCGCCTGGAGGAACGTAGGTGATTTCGTCCGGAGAAAAGTAAGTCTCCAGCCCACCGACGCGAGTGGCAACGACGGGCTTACCACCTGTCACGCCTTCGAATATGACGGTGATGCCTGACACATGCTTGTTTTCATGCAGCGGCACGACGATGATGTCGGCCCAGGCATAAAGCTCGCGCTGGGCTTCCATGCCATACACAGGGCCGATGCTGACATTGTCTGATTTAGGCGAAGACTTTACCTTGCGGCGCGTGGCAAGTCTGACCGAAAATCGAGCATCGCCATCAAACGCCGCAACGAGCGTATCCCAGTCCCGGTCGCGATCGTTCCCGATCGCGGCAATGCGCAGGGGCGTATGCGGTTGCCAGGTCGCAAGATTTTGAATGGGGAAGTCCTGTGTGCTGATACCGTAGAATACAAGGTGCGCAGGCCGTCCCAGGTAGTCTGAACACAATTTTTGGTTCACCGGAGAATGTGTGGTGAGCATATCAACCCGAGGCATCAGCATTCGATAGAACGCCTTGCGCAGACCGCTGAAGCGGGCCCACCTGTCGAACAACCATACGCTTTGCCCCAGCAGTAGAGGTCGGCGTCCCGTACCCGTCAAACGGAACAGAAGCGAGATCGCCAGGAATTCAAATTCGGTATGGGTCCAAACGACATCGGCATGCAGAATGTCTTTCCTGTTATGCCAAGCATGCAGAAAATCAAAGCCTACGGCTGCCTTTAGCGCCCGGCGGAACACCTGCCGGAGCTTGCCTTCCTCGGCGTCGTGCGAGTAGGTCAGGTGATACCGCTCCGACTCTGCAAAATGGTAGCCGTATAGGCAACCAGCGTTTTCTCCCTGTCGATACTTACGCGGGTCGGCCCCGTAGAACAGGTGAACGTTGACTTTGATCGGATTGTTCATCGGAAGTTGGTGGCTGGATGGTGTCACGTTGGTAATGGGTCACGGCCTGCCCTTTTTTGAGGCGTTACTAACGCCCTGTATCGAGGCAGGACCTGTTTCGGCTTATGGTCGATTGACGCACAGGCTTTGACCCCAAGCAATGTTTTTGAGACGAATTGGTATGAAAAGCATAGAGATGACACGAAACAGACATGCTGGAGGACGGGCAAAAAACCTGCGACGTCTGGGTAAGGCGTTGCTCATGCTTGGCATGATCGGTTCACTATCGGGTGCGAGCGCCGCCGCGACTCTGACATATACCACGTCCTGGATAGGTAACACCTACGGTTATGGTGATGGTCATTGGGTACCCTGTGACGTCCGCGCAATCTATGTCAAACCGGACGGCACAGTTTACTCCAACGCCCCTTGGGATGAATCAGGCGCCGAGATCAGTATTTTCAAAGATGGCGTGGCGCTAGGTAATGCCGGGCATACCCATGGCTGGGGGAATGAAGGTGGCGATGCCATCACGGGCAATGCACGTTATCTCTACGCTGCAGTGCGCGTAGGAAACGAAGGCGGCCATCTCAAGCTTCTCGATAATTGGCCGGACAAGGGCAAGGTCTGGTATGGCGTAACGCGGCGCGCGATGGACGACGTGGAAAGCGGACAGAGCTTTCAGGGAGGAAGGGGGAATTTTGGTTCAAAGGTGTCACGGAGTTTCCTCGCCATCAATGAGGTCGCGGACGCGCCTGAAACCGTCGACGTGGAAAGGCCCTACGTCACGGGTTTGACTGCGAACAACCAAGAGCTTTTCGTTTCAAATTATCTACGGAATCGGATCGAGGTGTATGACGCCGAAACGATGCAAAAAAAGCGTGAGTGGCCGTTGCCTCACCCACAGGGCTTGGCACTAGCGGCGGACGGGCATTCGATATGGGCGATCCATGAAACTGGGATCAATGGAGGAAAATCGGTTGATCGTTACGATGGCACCGGTAGGCACATGCAGTCCCTTATCCTCCCGAGCGGCGCCAATCCTAGCGCGATTGTCGTTGATAGCAATGATAGGGTATTGATTGCCGATAGCGGTGTGAGTCAACAGATTCTGGTCTTCACGCCCGGAGCGGGTAATAAGATCGTCGAGTCGACCATTGGCGTGAAAGGCGGAATTTTGGCCGATCCCCGTGGTATGCCTGGTCCGATGCGTTTTAATGGCTTATCGGGGATCGGGGTGGACGCAAAGAACAATCTCTATGTGGCCGAGAATGGTGCCGGGCTCCGCCCGGCAGCCATGACGGGGACGACCCTGGAGAGTTATTCGCCAGATGGCAAGCGTCGCTGGAGCGTAGATGGATTGCTGTGGGTCGATGGTGCGGATGTCGATCGTTCCGATCCCGAGACGATCTACTCCAATATGCAGCGTTTCAAGATGGACTACGCTAGACCCCCGGGCAAGGAGTGGCGCTGGGACGGAACCTTGACGGATCGATTCAAGTATCCGGAATCCCTCATGTTGCACCGCATAGCGAACTCTGCACCGATGATCCGGAAACTGCACGGACATTCGTTTCTGTTCACGACCGACATGTATTCCCACGCTTTGGGCATATACCGCTTCGATGCCCGAGACGGGACCATAGCGATTCCGTCCGGAATGATTTCACGCCAAACGATTCCGGGCGACTGGCCGCGCTTTCAACCAAAAAATGTGGGTTGGCTGTGGCGTGATGCGGATGGAAACGGCGCCTTCGGGCAGAACGAATACACGGCAGATCCTGATGGGGTAGACGTCTCTTCCTGCGCTGGATGGTGGGTTGACAGCGATGGTGGGATATGGGAGGCGCGGGGGACATCGCGCATCCGCTATTTACCATTCCAAGGCCTCGATTCGCATGGGAACCCGATGTACGATTTGACGCAGGCGAAGGAATTTGACTTGCCCCGACCTTTCACCCAGGTAAACCGGGTCCAATACGATGTGGACACGGATACGCTGTATGTTGCCGGCTACACGACCGATGCTGCCTATTCAAAGGAAACCTGGAAAGAGGCGGGTAAGGTGATGGCACGCTATGATGGTTGGCTTCGCGGCGGGAAGAAGCATCGCTATAACATCAACCTTCCGTGGAACGTTGCCGCCAAACCGATACAGACGATCATGAGTGTGTATCAGGAGGGCGACTATATCTTCGCTGTAGAGCCGGTTCTGGCCAGGGTCCATGTCTATGACAGCGCGACGGGCAGGGAGATCGGATTGATCGTGCCGGGCAAGGAAGTCGGAGCGGCCTCTGGTTGGGTGGATACAACACAGGGTATCTCCGCGTACAGACGGCCCGATGGCGAATACCTTATTTTTGTCGAGGAGGACGCGCGGGCAAAGGTTTTGATGTATCGCTGGAAACCTTGAGCGATTCTTCCCCGGCAATCATCGAGTTTTATTTAATAAATAAAGGTAAGGAACTTTGCACGAATGAGCCGTGAAAACGATTTGGACAGTAGAAGATCTGTGGCTTTAAGCGCGGAAACGGCGAGGAAGCCGTTATTTATGTCCCTGGTCATTCCAACTTACCGCCGACCCGACGATCTCTCTCGTTGTCTGGCTGCCATGGAAAAATCGTTCCGGCTACCGGACGAGTTTTTGATTGTCTGTCGTCCTGATGACTTTCTTTCAAGAGATGTCATAGCAAAATTCTTGACGAATTCATTTATATTGCCAATAAAAATAATCGATGTCCTTGAGCCAGGCCTGACGGCAGCCTTGATTGCTGGACTGGAGGCATCGATAGGCGACGTCGTGTGTTTCACGGATGATGACGCCGCACCGCACCAAGATTGGCTACAAAAAATAGAAGAATGCTATCAGCAGGATGCATCGGTTGTCGGAGTAGGAGGGCGAGATCTTGTACATACTCGTGCAGGCGTAATAAATGATCCAAAAACCCAGGTAGGTATCATTTCTCCTTTTGGCCGTTTGATAGGCAATCATCACCTCGGTGTGGGAAAGGCACGTGTCGTCGATGTCCTCAAGGGTGTCAACATGAGCTATAAAGGCGATCTGTTACGTGCGATAAAGTTCGATCGTCGTTTAAAGGGAACTGGAGCTCAGGTCCACAATGAGTTGGCACTTGGTCTTGCAATCCGCGGAGAAGGCCGGAAGCTTGTTTACGATCCCGCCATTTTGGTGGACCACTATCCCGCAGAGCGTTTCGACGAAGATGCGAGAGGGCCGCAGAGCGCCCTGGCGCTGTCCAATGCAACGTTCAATCTTTTTTTCGCCTTGCTTGGCGGGAGCGCTGGCTGGAATCGGCTTTTGATATGGCAGTGGTACCAACTGGTGGGTACCAGCACCGCACCTGGATTGCTCCAGATTTGCCGTTCTTTAATGTCCGGAGATCGCGATGTCATACGCCGATGGCGGATTGTGAGAGCGGCCGCCCGTGACGCGAACAAAGCTGTTTCTCCTGTCTGAACCGGGTGAGCGCTCGAAGATCTGAAAACCGTATGGTCAAGATCAATAATGTGTTTTAGTGTGGCTGCGGTGCTTTCGGTGCCGACGTCGACAGCAAAGGATTACAGGCAATGGAATGTGACGCGGATCGAACGTTTGATATACGAATGGTCGACGATTGCATGAACCATCCGAACATAGATGTAAAACGCGGCAGGGAAGTCAAGTGGCACAAATGAATACCAGAGGTCTGTGGCGATGAGTGATACCAGTAGTTTGAAGCGAAATGGTCTTTATAACTTCCTGGGGAGCACGCTGCCGATTTTCGTATCTTTGGTAACGATTCCCCTCTATTTGTCGCATGTTGGCGCAGCAGCCTACGGCGTGCTCAGCATCGTATGGATGCTGCAAGGTTATTTCGGATTTTTCGATTTTGGTTTGACGAGAGCCACGGCAAATCAGGTTGCAAAACTCAAGCACGGCACGGCTGACGATCGGGAATCGATTTTCTGGACGGCACTGATTCTGAATACGTGTTCCGGCTTGATTGGCGGAATCGTCTTGTACCTCGTCGGGGCTCTGGCGATCGAGCATTTTGTGCAAGCGCAGGACGCATTGCGAAACGAGGTGCTGCGGTCGATGCCCTGGATCGCAGCATCGGTTCCCATTACCACTATCAGCGGCGTGTTGGTGGGATCCGTGGAGGGAAGAGAAAAATTTGGTGTATTGAATGCCGTGCAGCTGGTCAACATGTTTATTTTTCAAACCTTTCCTTTGCTGGCGTCCTATGCAATTGGTCCCAGTCTAAATGTCATCATTCCTGCCTCGATTATCGGGGGGTGCATATCCATCATCGTATTGGCCATTACCGCGTTTTTTTGCTTTCCCCTTCGCATGACGGGAAAACCAAAGCGAAAACTCGTCAAGGTACTATTCAGCTATGGCGTATGGATAAGCATTTCGAATTTCATACTCCCGATCATGGAGGCTGCCGATCGATTCATTATCAGCCGTTTTCTCGGTGCGGTGGCGGTTGCCCAATACAATGTTCCATTCAATTTATCTATTCGTGTTCGTATCATTCCTTCGGTAATATCGAGAACGATATTTCCGCGTATGTCGGCACAGGATTCCAAGACTTCGCTTGACTTTTTTGAAAAGGCAACAAAGCTTTTGGCGGCCGTATTGACGCCAGTAATTGTTCTCGGCATATTTGCCATGGGACCGTTCATTCACTTTTGGATCAATCCGACGTTTGCGATACAGGCGGGGCCTATCGGATGCATCCTTTTGTTGGGCATCTGGTTCAACAGTCTTGCTTTCATTCCCGTTGCCTACCTGCAAGCGCAGGCGCGCCCAGGCGTCGTTGCAAGATTACAGCTGTGGCAGGTTATACCTTTCCTGACTGTTCTTTGGTTCAGTATTCATCATTTTGGACTTTTGGGCGCCGCGTGGGCCTGGACTGCGCGAGTTGCTATTGATGCAGTCTTGTTGACGAACGCCGTCGATCAAGGCATCAAGTTTATGAAGTTCTGCGTTTTTCCGATCACGATTCTGATCGTCTCCTATGTTGTCAACGAACTGCTTGTCACATCGGTCGCCAGTGCGGCAGCGATTGGCGCGCCATTCGTACTTGTCTGTGCGGTTTGGGCTTACCGAACAGAACCACGCATTCAGGAAATAGTAAAAAACAGTGTATATAGCAGGAAGATGAAAAATCTTGATAAAATGAATGGGTAAAAAACTCAAATTTTAAAATTTATGATAAAAGTTGATTGCATGGTTGAAATTTTTTGGCAGAACGGATATTTTTTCAAAATCAAGAAAAGTCGTCACGGTAAAAGGCCGAGAGGGAGCGAAGGAGAAAAACAATGAGTGCGAAAGTGTCAACGTTCCCAACTTTTTCAGTTTGTATTTGCACTAGGAATCGTTCGGAGGATTTGCGGCGGGCACTGCTTGCTACTCAGCGTTCCACCTATCCGATCCATCAAGTTGTCGTATCGGACGACAGTACGGATGCGGTAACCAAAGAAATGATAGCACTTGAATTTCCATATATTGTTTTTGTCGAGGGGCCCCGCAGGGGATTAAGTGCAAATCGAAACAATATCATAAGGGAAGCGACCGGGACCCATCTCCTTTTCATCGACGACGACGCCGTTCTCGGAGAAAATTTTTTTGCAATCATGGCTTTTCATATTCAGGGTCTGAAAATCAATGTTGACCATGTGATTGTTACCGGCTCGGAAATGACTCACGGCGAGCGCGTCGTTGCACATCGTCCTACCTATCTTGGATTCCAGGCCCATACCTACAGGCCCGGCGAAAAGATAGTTTCCACAGTTATTAATTCTGCGGTATTCCCAGCAAAGCTTTTTGAAAAGATAAGATTTGATGAAAACCTGATTTACGGATACGAGGAACTGGACATCGCAATGCATGCGGTGCTACAGGAAAGTTATAGGATAGATTGGGTAATCGAGGCGGTCAATGACCACTTTCCATCGCAGATCAACAGGGACTACTATGTTCCTTTTTTGGAGGCGTCTCGTCTATACGTTACTTACAAACGGTACCGTTGGCTTGAAAAAAACAAGTCGAAGGCGAATTTTTTTTTGATGATAGCGATAACGCAAAATGTGTTCCATATGTTGAAAACCAAGAGGTCATTTCGCGGTTGTCTCACGGCGACGAAGCTTGGTCTTAGTTACATTCGGAATCACTCCGCAATTTTGAATGCCAAACGTACTCCAACGATGACCGGTATTGAGTCATGAAATTAAACGTTTTATAAAACGTTGTATAAAATCCGAATTTTTCCAAATAAATTTTGAATGAAGTTGCATATAATTCCCGGGGAAAATCTGTGAATCAGGAAAAAACGATTGCACTGCTGCTGAGTACTCCGTGTTTCGAGGATTTTTTTGTAAGTGGGCTAGGATTGACTCTTGAATCTTATCTGGATCATTATCGCAACGATTTCTCCTGGTATTATTGCGATATGTTTTTGAAATACGGATGGAATCCTATAATTTATATTCCTTCCAAAACACATAGTGGAATCCACCGGGTCGACAACGGTGTGCAAGTCAGAATGCTGCCTTTGGAATCTTGGTTTCAGAAAGTGGAAAGAGTCCCCATATGGCGTACAAAGTACGGACGTTATGCTTCGCAGATGTTGAATACACTGTCGTTTAAAAAGCAAATTATCCAGGCAATTTCTCAGGATAATGTTGATATTCTTTATGTTCAGGAATATTGGTATGGAAGATATGATCTGTTGGCAAAGTGGTTTGGAAAAAAAGGAAGGCCGCTCATAGTGGGGGCCGATCATGGAGGATCCAAAGACGACTGGCTGCTTTGGAAAAAAAGGAAGTCTTTCTCAAAGTCCGACCTTTTGACTTCCCAGACGAAGCTAGAAGTTGAGGAAGTACGTGCTTTAGGTGGCAGGGCAGTACTGTTACCCAATCCAGTCGATGTTAAATTTTTTTCTCCTGCAGAAAATTCTGAAACCGGTTCGAAAAAAAATAAAACCGTAATTACTGTCGGCCGCTTCAACAACTCTCAAAAAAGGACAACCGATCTCATTGAGGCGTTCCGTTACATGGACGAAAGTTGGCACCTCGACATTTACGGTGTGGGCCCTGATAAAGTGTTGTTGGAGGAAACTATTCGGAAATTTGGTCTCGAGTCCAAAGTTACAATGAAAGGCTTTGTATCGGATCGTACCCAAATGCGCGACAGTTACCGGGCCTGCACAGTGTTCTGTCTTCCTTCGGCTCATGAAGGCCTCCCTATGGTGGCCCTTGAGGCAATGAGCTGCGGTTGTGCTGTTGTTGTAACGGACATTCGTGCGCTGGAAAACCTTGTGACCAATGGCGTAGACGGGATCAAGGTGCGAGTGGGTCACCCGGAAGAGCTTGCGCAAGGAATCCGCAAAGCTCACGAAGAGGCCCCGCGCCTGGGTGCCGCTGCACGGGCAACTATCATTGAAAAGCATTCGGCTGACAGTTTTATGGAAAACTTCGTGGCTGCTCTGGGCCTTTGAGATGGCTGGAACGTTTTACACTCACTTACAACTGTCGACCTCAATTTTTTCTCGGGCGGGTGGCCGAATTCCGGGGTGATCCGACGCGTCTTGATAAATAGGCCAACCCCTGAAGCCGGCCGCCGTACTAGCAGTTCTTGACTACCACTCATTTGCCGGTTCATGGCTGACTCGCGGAAGGCTTTGTGACCGATAGAGTGAACTTTCACGCTGGCGATGCAAACTGAGCTGCATCCTTGCCAGTTGCCACGTTGCAATGGCCGACGAGACCCCAAAGGTCGATCGGGCTTTGACTTTAATGACATCATAATGAAATATGATCGACGGATTGCAAAGAATTTTGCTTCCCTGATGCTGCTCCAGATTGGAAATTACCTGATTCCTTTGATTCAAACGCCATATCTCGTGCGAGTGTTGGGTGCTGCGAGCTTTGGAAGGGTAGGATTTGCAATGGCCGCTGCACAGTACATAGTCAGCCTTGCTGAATATGGATTCAATCTGACTGGGACGCGGAAGCTTGCTGTTTCACGGCAGGAAGGGGACGAAAAAGTAGCCGAGGTTTTTTGGGGGGTGATGTGGACCAAGCTGACGCTTGCACTGACCGGTGCGGTGCTATTGCTTGCGTGCGTTTTCATATTCCCAAAGCTGCATGAGTATTCTGCGGCGATCTACCCCTTCTTTTTTTGGGCTTTGGGAGTGTCGATGTTCCCGCAGTGGTACTTTCAGGGCATCGAAAAAATGGGCGTGATCACGGTGATCAATATGACTGCCAAGATTTCAGTCTTGCCGCTGACTTTACTGTTCATCCATACGCCTCAGGATGGCGTACGCTATGCCATCCTCTTTTCCTCGATTTATTTCGCGGCAAGTGCTGTCGGAGTGCTAGCGGCGATCAGGGAAGTCGGCATATTCAAAAGGCCACGCGTCGAGACGATATTGCGTGAGTTGAAAGAAGGCTTCTCGATGTTTTTTGCGATGGTGGGATACACCATCTATTCAAATACGAATGCTTTGGTCATCGGGCTCGTTGGCGGAGACGTCATGGTCGGGTTATTCATAGGTGCGGAGAAATTTTTGCGGGCGGCGCTCGGCATCTTGGGGCCGCTGCATGCAGCCATTTATCCTCGCGTTAGCGCGACCGCGGCTTCGGCAAAAAACAGCACTGTGGAGGCACTCCGCACGCTGTTGAAGTGGGAGGGGCTGGCGTCATTTGCCGTGAGCGTTGCCATGGCATTGTCTGCCGAATACATTGTCCTGATCTTCCTGGGGAAAAAATTTACGGGGTCAATCGAGATACTGCGTGCGATGTCGCCAGTGTTCTTTTTCACTGCCGTCAGCAGTATCTTCGGCACCCTGACGTTGTTGCCATTCGGCGAGCAGCGGGCCTACACACGGGTACTCCTCGCCGCCGCCGT
This window harbors:
- a CDS encoding flippase, coding for MSDTSSLKRNGLYNFLGSTLPIFVSLVTIPLYLSHVGAAAYGVLSIVWMLQGYFGFFDFGLTRATANQVAKLKHGTADDRESIFWTALILNTCSGLIGGIVLYLVGALAIEHFVQAQDALRNEVLRSMPWIAASVPITTISGVLVGSVEGREKFGVLNAVQLVNMFIFQTFPLLASYAIGPSLNVIIPASIIGGCISIIVLAITAFFCFPLRMTGKPKRKLVKVLFSYGVWISISNFILPIMEAADRFIISRFLGAVAVAQYNVPFNLSIRVRIIPSVISRTIFPRMSAQDSKTSLDFFEKATKLLAAVLTPVIVLGIFAMGPFIHFWINPTFAIQAGPIGCILLLGIWFNSLAFIPVAYLQAQARPGVVARLQLWQVIPFLTVLWFSIHHFGLLGAAWAWTARVAIDAVLLTNAVDQGIKFMKFCVFPITILIVSYVVNELLVTSVASAAAIGAPFVLVCAVWAYRTEPRIQEIVKNSVYSRKMKNLDKMNG
- a CDS encoding glycosyltransferase family 4 protein — its product is MNQEKTIALLLSTPCFEDFFVSGLGLTLESYLDHYRNDFSWYYCDMFLKYGWNPIIYIPSKTHSGIHRVDNGVQVRMLPLESWFQKVERVPIWRTKYGRYASQMLNTLSFKKQIIQAISQDNVDILYVQEYWYGRYDLLAKWFGKKGRPLIVGADHGGSKDDWLLWKKRKSFSKSDLLTSQTKLEVEEVRALGGRAVLLPNPVDVKFFSPAENSETGSKKNKTVITVGRFNNSQKRTTDLIEAFRYMDESWHLDIYGVGPDKVLLEETIRKFGLESKVTMKGFVSDRTQMRDSYRACTVFCLPSAHEGLPMVALEAMSCGCAVVVTDIRALENLVTNGVDGIKVRVGHPEELAQGIRKAHEEAPRLGAAARATIIEKHSADSFMENFVAALGL
- a CDS encoding glycosyltransferase family 2 protein; the protein is MSRENDLDSRRSVALSAETARKPLFMSLVIPTYRRPDDLSRCLAAMEKSFRLPDEFLIVCRPDDFLSRDVIAKFLTNSFILPIKIIDVLEPGLTAALIAGLEASIGDVVCFTDDDAAPHQDWLQKIEECYQQDASVVGVGGRDLVHTRAGVINDPKTQVGIISPFGRLIGNHHLGVGKARVVDVLKGVNMSYKGDLLRAIKFDRRLKGTGAQVHNELALGLAIRGEGRKLVYDPAILVDHYPAERFDEDARGPQSALALSNATFNLFFALLGGSAGWNRLLIWQWYQLVGTSTAPGLLQICRSLMSGDRDVIRRWRIVRAAARDANKAVSPV
- a CDS encoding glycosyltransferase family 4 protein, whose amino-acid sequence is MKALQIGMHWFPERAGGLDRVYHSLAQSLPGAGVDVRGLIAGGEQASNDTAGKIHSFARADDSLLSRVWASRGALGDELRNHRPDIVAAHFALYVVGGLDLLKGFPLVMHFHGPWADESGVEKASGMNTVIKRRVEKAVYHRADKLIVLSRAFRDVLTNMYDVDPAKIAIVPGCVDVPHFDISKSRREARESLNLPLDRPIVFAVRRLVRRMGLEELIDAVALLKRRWPDVVLVIAGRGPLTAELQARAAAAGLTESVRLLGYVSDEMLPELYRAADISVVPTVALEGFGLITIESLSAGTPVLVTPVGGLPEVVTQLSENLILPNTGSEAIADRLGEFFAGTIKLPNAEECHAYALKNFDLPVIARKTADVYQQVIDVR
- a CDS encoding glycosyltransferase yields the protein MNNPIKVNVHLFYGADPRKYRQGENAGCLYGYHFAESERYHLTYSHDAEEGKLRQVFRRALKAAVGFDFLHAWHNRKDILHADVVWTHTEFEFLAISLLFRLTGTGRRPLLLGQSVWLFDRWARFSGLRKAFYRMLMPRVDMLTTHSPVNQKLCSDYLGRPAHLVFYGISTQDFPIQNLATWQPHTPLRIAAIGNDRDRDWDTLVAAFDGDARFSVRLATRRKVKSSPKSDNVSIGPVYGMEAQRELYAWADIIVVPLHENKHVSGITVIFEGVTGGKPVVATRVGGLETYFSPDEITYVPPGDAEALRNAVADLTNDPAATLQKTLRATQRLIHSAYTTENFARQHVILTEQLLLERGPNENGASSGASR
- a CDS encoding flippase — protein: MQTELHPCQLPRCNGRRDPKGRSGFDFNDIIMKYDRRIAKNFASLMLLQIGNYLIPLIQTPYLVRVLGAASFGRVGFAMAAAQYIVSLAEYGFNLTGTRKLAVSRQEGDEKVAEVFWGVMWTKLTLALTGAVLLLACVFIFPKLHEYSAAIYPFFFWALGVSMFPQWYFQGIEKMGVITVINMTAKISVLPLTLLFIHTPQDGVRYAILFSSIYFAASAVGVLAAIREVGIFKRPRVETILRELKEGFSMFFAMVGYTIYSNTNALVIGLVGGDVMVGLFIGAEKFLRAALGILGPLHAAIYPRVSATAASAKNSTVEALRTLLKWEGLASFAVSVAMALSAEYIVLIFLGKKFTGSIEILRAMSPVFFFTAVSSIFGTLTLLPFGEQRAYTRVLLAAAVIHVVSLALLVPKWGALGAGISMSVSEGAIMVIMFLIILKKRLLART
- a CDS encoding glycosyltransferase family 2 protein, whose translation is MSAKVSTFPTFSVCICTRNRSEDLRRALLATQRSTYPIHQVVVSDDSTDAVTKEMIALEFPYIVFVEGPRRGLSANRNNIIREATGTHLLFIDDDAVLGENFFAIMAFHIQGLKINVDHVIVTGSEMTHGERVVAHRPTYLGFQAHTYRPGEKIVSTVINSAVFPAKLFEKIRFDENLIYGYEELDIAMHAVLQESYRIDWVIEAVNDHFPSQINRDYYVPFLEASRLYVTYKRYRWLEKNKSKANFFLMIAITQNVFHMLKTKRSFRGCLTATKLGLSYIRNHSAILNAKRTPTMTGIES